Proteins encoded within one genomic window of Panicum virgatum strain AP13 chromosome 1N, P.virgatum_v5, whole genome shotgun sequence:
- the LOC120654734 gene encoding OVARIAN TUMOR DOMAIN-containing deubiquitinating enzyme 2-like, translated as MEGVVVRRVIPSDNSCLFNAVGYVMEHNRNKASELRQVIAAAVASDPVKYNEVFLGKPNEAYCAWILDPEKWGGAIELSILSEYYGREIAAYDIQTTRCDLYGQEKNYSERVMLIYDGLHYDALAMSPAEGAPEEFDQTIFPVNHNRSIGPAEGLALNLVREAQRKRSYTDTANFTLRCGVCQIGVIGQKEAVEHAQATGHVNFQEYK; from the exons ATGGAAGGTGTGGTCGTGAGGAGGGTGATCCCTTCGGACAACAGCTGCCTCTTCAATGCCGTGGG TTACGTGATGGAACATAACCGGAATAAGGCTTCTGAGCTCAGACAG GTTATAGCAGCAGCAGTGGCTAGTGATCCTGTAAAGTACAATGAAGTGTTTCTTGGCAAACCGAATGAAGCATATTGCGCTTGGATTCTGGATCCTGAAAAGTGGGGAG GAGCCATTGAGCTCTCTATTCTATCGGAATATTACGGGCGTGAAATTGCTGCATATGACATTCAGACCACCCGCTGTGATCTATATGGTCAG GAGAAGAATTATAGTGAAAGGGTCATGCTAATTTATGATGGGTTGCATTATGATGCTCTGGCT ATGTCTCCAGCTGAAGGAGCACCAGAAGAATTTGACCAGACAATATTCCCAGTCAACCATAACCGTTCAATTGGTCCAGCAGAAGGTCTTGCTCTCAACTTAGTGAGGGAGGCACAGAG AAAGAGGAGCTATACTGACACTGCAAACTTCACTCTGCGCTGCGGGGTGTGCCAGATTGGCGTCATTGGTCAAAAG GAGGCCGTCGAACATGCGCAAGCCACTGGCCATGTCAACTTCCAAGAATACAAATGA